One region of Bacillus pumilus genomic DNA includes:
- the fliF gene encoding flagellar basal-body MS-ring/collar protein FliF → MNRTLMQLRTKTVEFWRNRSKLQKILMIGGVAALAIIITVVSIFASSEKMVPLFRDLSEAEAGQIKQELDGKNVKSELANNGTTILVPEKQADSLKVTLASEGLPKTGNIDYSFFANNSGFGLTDNEFDVLKVDATQTELSNLINTIDGIKDSKVMINLPKDSVFVGEEQSNASASIVLQVERGYTLAPQQVKGLYHLISKSVPNLKTENIVIMDQDSNYYDLNSSSDSYASGMDAQQQKKEEIEKNLQRKIQQLLGTMMGQEKVAVSVTTDIDFTEEKRKEDLVEPVDKENMQGIAVSAEKIAETYSGNGAAAGGTAGTGDDDVTNYQGADGANGSGDYEKSEDRINYEVNRIHKDIKESPYKIRDVGIQALVEPPTANDVNSLTAERQDDIKKILSTIISTSIDKEYTNGQALTQADLDNKIVLSVSKLDGKQQTAAENPSNNIPIWVYIVGGVLLLAIIALIILLVRKRRKEEEEEFEFDEHTPIHVPDIDTEPETEEMVRKNQLEKMAKDKPEDFAKLLRSWLSED, encoded by the coding sequence ATGAATCGTACTTTAATGCAATTAAGAACAAAAACAGTTGAGTTTTGGCGAAATCGATCAAAATTACAAAAAATACTTATGATTGGCGGCGTTGCTGCCCTAGCAATCATTATTACGGTTGTTAGCATCTTTGCTTCTTCTGAAAAAATGGTTCCATTGTTTAGAGATTTGTCTGAGGCAGAAGCTGGGCAAATCAAACAGGAACTAGATGGCAAAAACGTTAAATCGGAACTTGCGAATAATGGAACAACGATTCTCGTTCCAGAAAAGCAGGCCGACTCTTTAAAAGTAACACTCGCATCTGAGGGTCTCCCTAAGACAGGGAATATTGATTACTCCTTCTTTGCGAATAATTCCGGCTTCGGTTTAACAGATAATGAATTTGATGTTCTGAAAGTAGACGCAACTCAGACAGAACTATCCAATCTAATCAACACGATTGATGGGATCAAAGATTCAAAAGTTATGATTAACCTGCCAAAAGATTCCGTTTTTGTTGGAGAAGAGCAAAGTAATGCATCAGCATCCATTGTGCTGCAAGTTGAACGTGGCTACACGCTCGCGCCGCAGCAAGTAAAAGGCCTTTATCATCTTATTTCAAAAAGTGTACCGAATTTAAAGACAGAAAACATTGTCATTATGGACCAAGATTCCAACTACTACGATTTAAACAGCAGTTCCGATTCCTATGCAAGTGGAATGGATGCACAGCAGCAGAAAAAAGAAGAAATTGAAAAGAACCTTCAAAGAAAAATTCAACAGCTGCTCGGAACAATGATGGGTCAAGAAAAAGTCGCTGTATCGGTCACAACAGACATTGATTTTACTGAAGAGAAAAGAAAAGAAGACCTTGTAGAACCAGTTGATAAAGAAAACATGCAAGGCATCGCTGTCAGCGCTGAAAAGATTGCTGAAACTTATTCAGGAAATGGTGCAGCAGCTGGTGGAACCGCTGGAACAGGCGACGATGATGTCACAAACTATCAAGGCGCCGATGGAGCGAATGGTAGCGGAGATTACGAAAAGAGCGAAGATCGTATCAACTATGAAGTCAACCGCATTCATAAAGATATCAAAGAGAGCCCTTATAAAATTAGAGATGTTGGCATTCAAGCATTGGTCGAACCACCAACTGCAAACGATGTGAACTCTTTAACAGCTGAAAGACAAGATGATATTAAAAAGATTCTTTCAACGATCATTAGCACGTCAATTGATAAAGAATACACAAATGGTCAAGCGCTCACTCAAGCGGACTTAGATAACAAAATTGTTTTATCTGTATCAAAATTAGACGGTAAACAGCAAACTGCAGCAGAAAACCCATCAAACAATATTCCAATTTGGGTTTATATTGTAGGCGGTGTGCTACTACTTGCAATTATCGCTCTCATTATTCTTCTTGTGCGTAAACGCAGAAAAGAAGAGGAAGAAGAGTTTGAGTTTGATGAACATACACCAATTCATGTTCCTGATATCGACACTGAACCAGAAACAGAAGAAATGGTGAGGAAAAATCAGCTTGAAAAAATGGCAAAAGATAAACCAGAAGACTTTGCTAAATTGCTACGCAGCTGGCTGTCCGAGGATTAG
- the fliG gene encoding flagellar motor switch protein FliG: protein MSRKDSNRLTGRQKAAILMISLGLEVSASVYKHLSEDEIEKLTLEISNVRSVDTAKKDEIIEEFHSIAIAQDYISQGGLMYARQVLEKALGEDKADSILNRLTSSLQVKPFDFARKADPEQILNFIQHEHPQTIALILSYLDPVQAGQILSELGEEVQTEVARRIALMDRTSPEIINEVERILEQKLSSTFTQDYTQTGGVEAVVEVLNGVDRATEKTILDTLEIQDPELADEIKKRMFVFEDIVTLDSRAIQRVIRDVENDDLLLALKVASEEVKEIVFRNMSQRMVETFKEEMEFMGPVRLRDVEEAQTRIVSIVRRLEEAGEIVIARGGGDDIIV from the coding sequence ATGTCGAGAAAAGATTCAAATCGACTAACAGGCAGACAAAAAGCAGCAATCCTAATGATTTCCTTAGGGCTAGAGGTGTCAGCATCTGTATACAAACATCTGTCTGAAGACGAAATAGAAAAATTAACATTGGAAATTTCCAATGTACGAAGTGTAGATACTGCTAAAAAAGATGAAATCATTGAAGAATTTCACAGCATCGCCATCGCGCAGGACTACATATCACAAGGCGGTCTTATGTACGCAAGACAAGTGCTTGAAAAAGCGCTTGGTGAGGACAAAGCGGATAGTATCTTAAACCGATTAACATCCTCACTTCAAGTGAAACCGTTTGATTTTGCTCGAAAGGCTGACCCAGAACAAATCTTAAACTTTATCCAGCATGAGCATCCACAAACCATTGCGCTCATCCTTTCCTACTTAGATCCAGTTCAAGCAGGGCAGATTTTATCTGAATTAGGTGAGGAAGTACAAACAGAGGTTGCGAGACGTATTGCTTTAATGGATCGCACATCTCCAGAGATCATCAATGAAGTGGAACGCATTCTTGAACAAAAACTTTCTTCAACCTTTACGCAAGACTATACGCAAACGGGCGGAGTCGAAGCGGTTGTAGAAGTACTAAATGGTGTAGACCGTGCGACCGAGAAGACCATTTTAGACACTCTTGAAATTCAAGATCCTGAGCTTGCTGATGAAATTAAGAAACGTATGTTTGTCTTTGAGGATATTGTCACTCTTGACAGCAGAGCGATTCAGCGCGTGATCAGAGATGTTGAAAATGATGACTTATTGCTTGCACTCAAAGTGGCAAGCGAAGAGGTCAAAGAAATTGTCTTCCGCAACATGTCACAGAGAATGGTCGAAACGTTCAAAGAAGAAATGGAGTTTATGGGACCTGTCCGGCTTAGAGATGTCGAGGAAGCACAAACCCGTATTGTCAGCATCGTAAGACGACTCGAGGAAGCTGGAGAAATCGTCATAGCTCGAGGCGGAGGAGACGATATCATTGTCTAG
- the fliH gene encoding flagellar assembly protein FliH, producing MSRIIKHETSVIPEQGRQTIPLQQVEFKKEHHEEELVNETEVSQLVLSDAEDQASRIVEQANSELEKTMAEINQRRADFEEERMQLIEEAKQAGYQDGFQKGEADAMSQYRSILDQANDIVSLAKQDYEEKIESSAEKIVELAFELAKRVWYSAEDTKDQFLALVKQVISEVKEYDDISIYVDPEHYDHVMEYKDELIRILQKDTHLAIYSDEKAPKGTCYVETSFGKVEASVDTQMNQLKEKLLEVIDSGDHK from the coding sequence TTGTCTAGGATTATCAAACATGAAACATCTGTTATTCCTGAGCAAGGCCGGCAAACGATTCCTTTGCAGCAAGTGGAGTTCAAAAAAGAACATCATGAAGAAGAGCTTGTCAATGAAACAGAAGTGTCGCAGCTTGTACTAAGTGATGCTGAAGATCAAGCAAGCCGTATAGTAGAACAAGCAAATAGTGAGCTTGAAAAAACAATGGCTGAAATCAATCAGCGCCGCGCTGATTTTGAAGAAGAAAGAATGCAGCTTATTGAAGAAGCGAAACAAGCAGGTTACCAAGATGGCTTCCAAAAGGGTGAAGCAGATGCGATGAGTCAGTACCGATCAATTCTTGATCAAGCAAATGACATTGTCAGTCTTGCCAAGCAGGATTACGAAGAAAAAATTGAAAGCTCCGCAGAAAAAATTGTGGAACTGGCTTTTGAACTCGCCAAACGTGTTTGGTACTCGGCTGAGGACACGAAAGATCAATTTTTGGCTCTCGTGAAGCAGGTCATTTCTGAAGTGAAAGAATATGACGATATTTCCATCTATGTTGACCCTGAACATTACGATCATGTGATGGAGTATAAAGACGAATTAATCAGAATCCTTCAAAAGGATACACACCTTGCCATTTACTCGGATGAAAAAGCGCCAAAAGGGACTTGTTACGTAGAAACAAGCTTTGGAAAAGTGGAAGCGAGTGTTGATACACAAATGAATCAGTTGAAAGAAAAGCTACTAGAAGTCATTGATTCAGGTGATCACAAATGA
- the fliI gene encoding flagellar protein export ATPase FliI produces MNIDVLKETIETADPYKRFGKVNRVVGLMIESKGPESSIGDVCLIHKKGRKHDPIKAEVVGFRDENILLMPYVEASNISPGSLVEATGESLKVKVGTGLIGEVVDAFGEPLDGSMLPKGLAPVSTDQSPPNPMDRPPIREKMGVGVRVIDSLLTVGTGQRIGIFAGSGVGKSTLMGMIAKQTEADLNVIALVGERGREVREFIEKDLGTEGLKRSIVVVATSDQPALTRMKAAYTATAIAEYFRDRGKNVMFMMDSVTRVAMAQREIGLATGEPPTTKGYTPSVFAILPKLLERTGTNQLGSITAFYTVLVDGDDMNEPIADTVRGILDGHIVLDRALANKGQFPAVNILKSISRVMSNIASHDHKEAANRFRQLLSTYQNAEDLINIGAYKKGSSKDIDDAMQAYPHLISFLKQDVEEAVSIDDSVNVLLGLMNRED; encoded by the coding sequence ATGAACATCGATGTGTTAAAAGAAACGATTGAAACCGCAGATCCTTATAAACGATTTGGTAAAGTCAATCGAGTTGTTGGACTGATGATTGAATCTAAGGGGCCGGAAAGTTCTATCGGAGACGTGTGTCTCATTCATAAAAAGGGGCGTAAGCACGATCCAATAAAAGCAGAGGTCGTAGGGTTTAGAGATGAAAATATTCTGCTCATGCCTTATGTAGAAGCATCCAATATTTCACCAGGAAGTCTAGTTGAAGCGACAGGTGAGTCGCTGAAGGTCAAAGTTGGGACTGGGTTAATTGGCGAAGTTGTTGATGCCTTCGGTGAACCGCTGGACGGCAGTATGCTTCCAAAGGGACTTGCACCTGTTTCGACAGATCAGTCACCTCCAAACCCGATGGACAGGCCACCTATTCGTGAAAAAATGGGCGTTGGTGTCAGAGTGATCGACAGTCTGCTTACAGTCGGCACTGGTCAGCGGATCGGTATTTTTGCCGGAAGTGGTGTTGGAAAAAGTACCTTAATGGGGATGATTGCTAAGCAGACAGAAGCAGACCTCAATGTCATTGCCCTTGTTGGAGAGCGTGGCCGGGAAGTTCGTGAGTTTATTGAAAAGGATTTAGGTACCGAGGGACTAAAGCGATCGATTGTTGTCGTCGCAACTTCTGACCAGCCTGCACTGACGAGAATGAAGGCTGCTTATACAGCAACAGCTATTGCAGAATATTTTAGAGACAGAGGCAAAAACGTCATGTTCATGATGGACTCAGTTACACGGGTCGCTATGGCACAAAGGGAAATCGGTCTTGCAACTGGTGAACCGCCAACGACAAAAGGATATACGCCTTCGGTGTTCGCTATACTGCCAAAATTACTTGAACGAACTGGAACGAATCAGCTTGGTTCCATCACAGCGTTTTACACAGTGCTTGTTGATGGTGACGATATGAATGAGCCAATCGCTGATACAGTCAGGGGAATCTTAGATGGCCACATTGTACTTGATCGTGCTTTAGCCAACAAAGGACAATTTCCTGCTGTCAATATTCTGAAAAGTATCAGCCGTGTTATGAGCAATATCGCAAGTCATGATCACAAGGAGGCGGCCAACCGGTTCCGCCAGCTTTTATCCACTTATCAAAACGCTGAAGACCTCATTAACATTGGAGCATATAAAAAAGGCTCCTCGAAAGACATTGATGATGCCATGCAGGCTTATCCTCATCTGATTTCATTTTTGAAGCAGGATGTAGAAGAGGCTGTATCTATTGACGACAGTGTGAATGTATTGCTCGGTTTGATGAATAGAGAGGATTGA
- the fliJ gene encoding flagellar export protein FliJ, with protein sequence MRYQYKFQKLLELKESEKDKSLAAYQQSVSAFEQVAEKLYENMSKKELMEKSKEEKLRSGMSVQEMRHYQQFVTNLDNTIQHYQQLVIMKRHQMNEKQSDLTEKNIEFKKFEKMKEKQYEKFSLEHKAIEMKEMDDISISQFMFQGH encoded by the coding sequence TTGAGATATCAATACAAATTTCAAAAGCTCTTAGAACTGAAAGAAAGTGAAAAAGACAAGTCACTCGCAGCGTACCAACAATCCGTTTCGGCATTTGAGCAAGTCGCTGAAAAGCTCTATGAAAATATGAGTAAAAAAGAATTAATGGAAAAAAGCAAAGAAGAAAAGCTGAGAAGTGGTATGAGTGTTCAAGAAATGCGTCATTATCAGCAATTTGTGACCAATTTAGATAACACCATTCAGCATTATCAGCAGCTTGTGATCATGAAACGCCATCAAATGAATGAAAAACAATCTGATTTAACTGAAAAAAACATCGAGTTTAAAAAGTTTGAAAAAATGAAAGAAAAGCAGTATGAAAAGTTTTCCCTTGAACATAAGGCCATTGAAATGAAAGAAATGGATGATATCTCTATCAGCCAATTCATGTTTCAAGGACATTAG
- a CDS encoding MotE family protein has protein sequence MPKKEKTKESSGGKFQWILFIVIIPLIVLVLVTGTILYMAGFDLKKPLQNIPGVSSLVGSDDTSKTSSSHNNQSDAELKELKKTIKEQKNELEIAQKDLKTSDEEIKRLNQKISSLEKTSENDANDKSADDSSSNSSSSSDTSGNNASGTTSDGAAASNQKPKGKIASIYESMDAGKSAKILSELSDKEALKILEELSKNKLTDILAKLTPQKAATFTKELSKKESGNGGGQ, from the coding sequence ATGCCTAAGAAGGAAAAAACGAAAGAATCAAGCGGCGGTAAATTTCAATGGATCTTGTTTATTGTCATCATCCCATTGATTGTGCTTGTGTTAGTGACTGGCACAATCCTTTATATGGCAGGTTTTGATCTAAAGAAACCGCTCCAAAACATTCCGGGCGTCAGTAGTTTGGTTGGTTCAGATGACACCTCAAAAACGTCATCTTCACATAATAATCAAAGCGATGCAGAATTGAAGGAACTGAAAAAGACCATTAAAGAGCAAAAGAATGAACTTGAAATTGCACAAAAAGACTTAAAAACAAGTGATGAAGAGATTAAAAGACTGAATCAAAAAATCAGTTCACTTGAAAAAACATCTGAAAATGATGCGAATGATAAGTCAGCGGATGACAGTTCATCAAATAGCAGCTCATCAAGCGATACATCAGGTAATAATGCATCAGGGACAACTTCTGATGGGGCAGCAGCCTCTAACCAGAAACCGAAAGGGAAGATTGCCAGTATCTATGAAAGCATGGACGCAGGGAAATCCGCCAAAATTTTATCAGAATTAAGTGATAAAGAGGCATTGAAGATTCTTGAAGAGCTGAGCAAAAATAAACTAACAGACATATTAGCAAAACTAACACCTCAGAAGGCAGCTACGTTTACGAAAGAGCTTTCTAAAAAAGAAAGTGGAAATGGGGGTGGACAATAA
- a CDS encoding flagellar hook-length control protein FliK has product MKLLDIGALQQSSQGLSGPKGSGAASASGLFKQLLSGAGAQSGLVNAETAGATLSINDAMQIIEKWMQSPEEGINGDLLSALQTLQGQTLDSSDLKSLEELFQKMESSIYGDQTDKSASEHSEQLIQVHFFIYQLLNQQPLSFDAKLVQDIEAKGQDFIHFLSKNGVDEKLIQQVKEQFFSQGSAPKLNSMSQSELKHFNQLIDHMMANAKGSDKELKIALGELKELVSPRQESTLATPAKGANSLEWLIKKEVVKGQSTAAPASEKTITHTLLPGHKQFFQLQSAAPVQQTQTTDEKPGTVDQQILNTWKQMKFTPFGNSSGRFTVRLNPENLGFITIQLTKQNGMYASKITASTQAAKELLEHHLPQLKQALPNMSVQVDRFHIPLQSNEQPLFGQFNEENKQQQSKGQNFQKPDEQEAEFQDVLDALVGSDEEEEEI; this is encoded by the coding sequence GTGAAGCTATTGGATATTGGAGCCTTACAGCAATCGTCTCAAGGTCTCTCGGGACCAAAGGGGAGCGGCGCGGCATCTGCAAGCGGGTTGTTTAAACAATTACTTAGCGGGGCAGGCGCACAAAGCGGCCTTGTGAATGCTGAGACAGCGGGTGCCACTCTTTCCATCAATGATGCGATGCAAATCATTGAAAAATGGATGCAATCGCCTGAAGAAGGCATCAACGGAGACCTTCTTAGCGCGCTTCAAACACTTCAAGGTCAAACGCTTGATTCGTCTGATCTCAAGTCACTAGAAGAGCTATTTCAAAAAATGGAATCATCCATTTACGGTGATCAAACGGATAAGTCAGCTTCTGAACATAGTGAGCAGCTCATACAAGTCCACTTTTTCATATATCAACTACTCAATCAACAGCCGCTCAGCTTTGATGCAAAGCTAGTGCAAGATATTGAAGCAAAGGGTCAAGACTTCATTCACTTTCTTTCAAAAAATGGAGTAGATGAGAAACTGATTCAGCAAGTAAAAGAGCAGTTTTTCTCGCAGGGTTCAGCACCAAAGCTGAATTCGATGTCTCAAAGTGAGCTGAAACACTTTAATCAGTTAATCGACCATATGATGGCAAATGCAAAAGGGTCAGACAAAGAGTTGAAGATTGCTTTAGGAGAGTTAAAAGAATTGGTCTCTCCAAGACAAGAATCTACTCTTGCTACTCCTGCAAAAGGGGCTAACTCTCTTGAATGGCTCATCAAAAAGGAAGTTGTCAAAGGACAAAGCACTGCTGCACCTGCTTCTGAAAAAACAATCACTCATACGCTGTTGCCAGGTCATAAGCAGTTTTTTCAACTGCAATCAGCAGCTCCTGTTCAGCAGACACAAACAACTGATGAAAAGCCGGGAACGGTTGATCAGCAAATTCTAAATACGTGGAAGCAAATGAAATTCACGCCATTTGGCAACTCAAGTGGGCGCTTTACAGTTCGGTTAAATCCAGAAAATCTCGGATTTATCACGATTCAGCTGACGAAGCAAAATGGTATGTATGCGAGTAAAATTACAGCTTCGACACAGGCAGCAAAAGAACTGCTAGAGCATCACCTTCCGCAGCTCAAGCAGGCGCTTCCGAATATGTCGGTTCAAGTGGACCGTTTCCATATACCGCTTCAATCAAATGAGCAGCCGTTATTTGGACAATTTAACGAAGAAAACAAGCAGCAACAGTCAAAAGGGCAGAATTTCCAAAAGCCTGATGAACAGGAAGCGGAATTCCAAGATGTACTGGATGCTCTTGTTGGGTCAGATGAAGAAGAGGAGGAAATCTAA
- the flgD gene encoding flagellar hook assembly protein FlgD, giving the protein MATVDATNRTVAQTDTSSKAEKKTDTLGKDQFLKILLTQLQNQDPTNPLDDREFVTQLATFSSLEQQTNMNDSITKLNQLMSTFVAHQDPFTTYVGWIGKEVSGKLDDKDISGTVKSVKNINNEYFLYLEDGTKISPWDVTAVGEKTK; this is encoded by the coding sequence ATGGCAACAGTTGATGCTACGAATAGAACAGTCGCACAAACAGACACTTCTTCAAAAGCAGAAAAGAAAACAGATACGCTCGGCAAAGATCAATTCTTGAAAATATTGCTGACACAGCTTCAAAACCAAGATCCGACAAACCCACTAGATGACCGTGAGTTTGTCACACAGCTTGCAACATTTTCATCTTTAGAACAGCAAACCAATATGAACGATTCTATCACCAAGCTGAATCAGCTCATGTCTACATTTGTTGCACACCAAGATCCGTTTACGACGTATGTAGGGTGGATCGGTAAAGAAGTATCGGGCAAATTGGATGATAAAGATATATCAGGCACTGTGAAATCTGTTAAAAACATAAACAATGAATACTTCCTATATTTAGAAGATGGAACGAAAATCAGCCCTTGGGATGTTACAGCAGTTGGAGAAAAAACGAAGTAA
- the flgG gene encoding flagellar basal body rod protein FlgG encodes MLRSLYSGISGMKNFQTKLDVVANNVANVNTHGYKKSRITFKDMVSQTISSSGGPTNNSGSINSKQVGLGSSLSSIDKIMSAGASQNTDRDYDFYINGDGFFRIEKQGEVLYTRAGNFTRDSEGSLTTSDGNYVLGMNGQKITIPDGISSVSVGPDGTISVVENNVSRNVGQVSLVSFSNAAGLDKVGENLYRQTLSSGAPSNPIVPGEQGTGIIQTGRLEMSNVDLTDEFTEMIIAQRGFQSNAKTITTSDEILQELVNLKR; translated from the coding sequence ATGTTACGCTCACTTTACTCAGGAATTAGTGGAATGAAAAACTTCCAAACAAAATTAGATGTTGTAGCCAATAACGTAGCCAACGTCAATACACACGGATACAAAAAAAGCCGTATCACTTTTAAAGATATGGTCAGCCAAACCATTTCAAGTTCTGGTGGACCGACGAACAACTCTGGTTCAATCAACTCAAAACAAGTTGGTTTAGGATCATCTTTATCTTCTATTGATAAAATCATGTCAGCAGGAGCTTCTCAAAATACGGATAGAGATTATGATTTCTACATCAATGGAGATGGATTTTTCCGTATTGAAAAACAAGGAGAAGTTCTTTATACCAGAGCAGGGAACTTTACTCGGGATTCAGAGGGAAGTTTAACCACTTCTGACGGAAATTACGTGCTTGGAATGAATGGACAAAAGATAACGATTCCAGATGGCATTTCAAGTGTAAGTGTTGGTCCAGATGGAACAATATCTGTTGTTGAAAACAACGTATCTAGAAATGTTGGACAGGTTTCACTCGTATCTTTCAGTAACGCAGCAGGATTAGACAAAGTTGGTGAGAACCTATACCGCCAAACGTTAAGCTCAGGTGCACCAAGTAATCCTATCGTTCCTGGTGAACAAGGAACGGGCATCATTCAAACAGGTCGACTTGAAATGTCAAATGTTGATTTAACAGACGAGTTTACCGAAATGATTATCGCGCAGCGTGGATTCCAATCGAATGCAAAGACGATCACAACATCTGATGAAATCCTGCAAGAGCTTGTGAATCTGAAACGATAG
- a CDS encoding flagellar FlbD family protein, whose translation MIEVTRLNGKGFMLNALHIEQIESFPDTTITLANGKKFVVKENEEQLQEKIISFYRKIQVISLNQGIEEFE comes from the coding sequence ATGATCGAAGTGACAAGATTGAATGGCAAAGGATTTATGCTGAACGCTCTCCATATCGAGCAAATCGAAAGCTTTCCAGACACGACCATTACATTAGCCAATGGAAAGAAATTCGTTGTGAAAGAAAATGAAGAGCAGCTTCAAGAGAAAATCATTTCTTTCTACAGAAAAATCCAAGTCATTTCATTGAATCAAGGAATAGAGGAATTTGAATGA
- the fliL gene encoding flagellar basal body-associated protein FliL — translation MKKKLVVVMLIMIIAIGGIGAGIIFLLNGSEEAKAEKEPTADEVVKASVEIPEIITNLKSEGNAVKLVLNIETDSEKAKEELEKRSFQVKDAVIDILSDTNADELDGKKGREHFKTLVKNKVNNYLQDGKVKEVYITSFNLQ, via the coding sequence ATGAAGAAGAAATTAGTCGTAGTAATGCTAATCATGATTATTGCCATCGGCGGAATAGGAGCAGGCATCATTTTTCTTCTGAATGGTTCAGAAGAAGCAAAAGCTGAAAAAGAGCCAACAGCAGATGAAGTCGTAAAAGCTTCTGTTGAAATTCCTGAGATTATCACCAATTTAAAGTCTGAAGGAAATGCCGTCAAACTTGTATTGAATATTGAAACAGACTCTGAAAAAGCAAAAGAAGAGCTCGAGAAAAGAAGTTTTCAAGTGAAAGACGCCGTAATTGACATTTTATCAGACACGAATGCAGATGAACTTGATGGCAAAAAAGGCAGAGAACATTTTAAAACACTAGTTAAAAACAAAGTGAATAACTATTTGCAAGATGGCAAGGTGAAAGAAGTATATATAACCTCCTTTAATCTGCAATAG
- the fliM gene encoding flagellar motor switch protein FliM encodes MSGEVLSQNEIDALLSAISTGEMDAEELKKEETTKKVKVYDFKRALRFSKDQIRSLTRIHDNFARLLTTHFSAQLRSYIQITVSSVDQVPYEEFIRSIPNMTLLNLFYVSPLEGRIMLEVNPTIGYAMMDRLMGGIGISHNKTESLTEIETKIISNMFEGALENYREAWQSITDIEPEMADFEVNPQFVQMVSPNETVVVISLNTQIGEVSGVINLCIPHVVLEPIIPKLSVHYWMQSERNEPKQQETKAIEKRIMTAKIPVVAELGESEMTVEEFLNLEIGDCIALDKPVNAPLTVMVGNKPKFLGQAGRVNRKQAIQILDHDIRGEEDGE; translated from the coding sequence ATGTCAGGAGAAGTGCTTTCCCAGAATGAGATCGATGCATTATTATCCGCCATATCTACAGGCGAAATGGATGCAGAAGAGCTGAAAAAAGAAGAAACGACGAAAAAAGTAAAGGTGTATGATTTTAAACGTGCACTTCGCTTTTCGAAAGACCAGATTCGAAGTTTAACAAGGATTCACGATAACTTCGCTAGACTGCTCACCACACACTTTTCAGCTCAGCTAAGATCATATATTCAAATTACTGTCAGCTCGGTTGACCAAGTACCATACGAAGAATTTATTCGTTCGATTCCTAATATGACATTATTAAACTTATTTTATGTCAGCCCGCTTGAAGGAAGAATCATGCTTGAAGTGAACCCAACAATCGGCTATGCCATGATGGACAGGCTGATGGGCGGGATAGGCATTAGTCATAATAAGACAGAATCACTTACAGAAATCGAAACAAAGATTATCTCAAACATGTTTGAGGGAGCTTTGGAAAATTACAGAGAAGCGTGGCAGTCCATAACCGACATCGAGCCTGAAATGGCAGATTTCGAGGTAAATCCCCAGTTTGTTCAAATGGTGTCACCAAACGAAACAGTTGTCGTCATTTCTCTTAATACACAAATTGGTGAGGTAAGCGGGGTTATTAACCTATGTATTCCTCATGTTGTATTAGAGCCTATTATTCCAAAGCTGTCTGTACACTACTGGATGCAGTCTGAACGAAATGAACCAAAACAACAAGAAACAAAGGCTATTGAAAAACGGATTATGACGGCAAAGATACCGGTAGTCGCAGAGCTAGGGGAATCGGAAATGACGGTGGAAGAGTTTTTGAATTTGGAAATTGGTGATTGTATTGCCTTGGACAAACCAGTAAATGCGCCTCTTACTGTTATGGTCGGAAATAAACCGAAATTCTTGGGACAGGCCGGCCGCGTGAATCGGAAACAGGCGATTCAAATTCTAGATCACGACATAAGAGGTGAAGAAGATGGAGAATAA